The window CGAAGGCTATCTTCGCGTACTTCTGGGCTAGAAACTCTGCAAGCATCCTAGCCGGCACTGTATTTTTGGCGCCCATAACGATGCTAGAGGTTGCGGGCGTGGTTCTCGTCTTTGGGAGTGAAATAGCCATAGTCCCCACTTTTTCTTCTTCGCCCTCATAGAAGAAGCCGAATACTACGTTTACAAATTCGACAAGTATAGTGGAGAAACGTCGTCCTTCACCTTCCACAGACGCTTTAATCATCTTAGGATAGCCTGTCAAGGCTCCCTAACTAAATATATTAGAGATAAAATTAAACGTATGGTAAATTTTTCTGGGGTTCAATCGGGGTTGCGGCTTATTAAGCTCAACAAGCGGTGGATGGAAGAGATTCTTGAAACTCTAAAAGTACATTATGGTAGAAGTCTAGTCTTGAAGCCGTCGTTGACTCCCTTCGAGATGCTTATTAAAACTATTCTCAGCCAGAATACGACCGACCTCAACGCTAATAAAGCGTTCAATCGTCTCAGGGAGAGATTCAAAGTGGAGCCTAAGGCTTTAGCGCGCGCTGATCTTGGGATAATTAGGGAATGCATAAAAGTAGCAGGCCTCGGCAACATTAAGGCGAAGAGAATAAAAGAAGTCTCAATGCTCGTGTATTCAAAGTTTGGCGGCGACCTATCGAGTATTCTCTCACTTCCTTTGAAGAAGGCGAGGTCTACACTCATAGAGATGCCTGGCATCGGTTATAAAACAGCTGACGTTATCCTTACATTTGCAGGCGAGAAACCAATAGTTCCGATTGATACTCATCTATTTACGGTTGGGATGAGGCTTGGGGTTTTCAATTCTAAAAGGAAATATGAGGCGGCGAGAGAGAGCTTGGAGAAATTGATCCCCGCTGAGAAGCGAGCGGAGGCGCATCTTCTATTGTTGGCGCATGGAAAGGCGGTCTGTACAGCCAAGAGAGCATGGTGCTCCAGGTGTCCAATCAGTAAGTTATGCATGAAGATTGGGGTCACAAAAGAGTTGATGGGGTAAGCCGATGCGGATCCTAATTATTTCCGACGTTCATTCAAATTTAGAGGCACTTCAAGCCGTATTCGCAGAGGTTAGAGGCGTGGATATGGTATTTAACCTCGGGGACTTGGTTGGTTACGGGGCTGACCCAAATGGGGTAATAGAGTTGATTAAGAGCCTAGATGTTGAGTTGATCTCCATCTTGGGAAATCACGACTACGCCGTAATCTCAGGCGACATAGAAGGTATGAACGTACACGCAGCTCAGGCAGCTCTTTGGACTAGGCGTGTCTTAAGCGAAGAGAATAAAGTCTTCTTAAAGCAGCTTGAATTGAATAAGAAGCTCAATCTAAAGGGGCTGGGGTTCTATCTAGTCCACGGCTCTCCTAGGAACCCCCTTATCGAGTATGTTTACCCTACCTTTTCGAGGGAGATTCTTGCCAGTTACTTGCGGGAGACCCAGGCTAGTGTTTTACTTCTGGGGCACACACATATACCTATGCGTTCTGAATTTAACGATCCACCTGGAACTGTGCTTAATCCTGGGTCTGTGGGCCAAAGCAGAGATGGCATCCCAAATGCAAGCTGCGCCCTCATCAACCTTGAAGAAGGTCAAACTGGATTTCAACATATACGTGTAAACTATGAGGTTGAAAAGCCTGCCAACAAAATTTTGAACGCGGGGTTGCCGTCCATCTTAGCCTACCGCTTGTATTTGGGCTTGTGAAAATCTATCATATGCAGAGAGCTCGCACCTAGGACCTGTTTAGTGTCTCACCCAACTTACTGGATCCATCCTTGGCGTCTCCTCGAAATGGCTTCAAGTTGAAGTTATAAATTTTGGATTCATTATCCAATTTCGACTCAATTTATGTAAGACAGTAAAACATAAGTAGATCGAGGTAAAAGGTTACATCTCCTTATCACCGACTCGTCTAAGGGGCTTGGTATAGTGAGAGATGAGGAGATAAAGGCAAAGGTTCGCGAACGTTATGCAACAGCAGCGAGAGAAGGCCGCCACATAATTGTTGGCGGCAATTGTTGCCAGCATTTTCAAGATCCCGTAGGAAGGAGTGCTGGCTATACACGAGAGGATTTCGATTGGTTGCCCCCTACCGTTACCGAAGTATCCCTTGGATGCGGGAACCCCACGGCGCTGGCTGGTTTGAGAGACGGAGAGATTGTTTTAGATCTAGGTTCAGGCGGTGGCATTGACGCTTTTCTAGCTGCGAAGAAGGTAGGACCAAAAGGCAAGGTCATAGGCATTGACATGACTCCCGCTATGGTTGAGAGGGCTAGAACTAACGCTGAGAGGTTAGGCATCTCTAATGTGGAGTTCAAGTTGGGCGAGATGGAGAAGATCCCTCTGGAGAACGGGACAATTGACGTAGTAATAAGTAACTGTGTCATCAACCTCTCCCCCAACAAGCCTCAAGTCTTCCGCGAAATCTATCGCGTCCTTAAACCTAGAGGCAGGATAGCCATCTCAGACATGGCCACAAACGGGCCAATCCCAGAAGTTGTCCAACATTTAATTGGCCTCTGGGTCGGCTGCATAGCAGGGGCTCTAAATGTAAGAGAATATGAAGAGATGTTAAGAGATGCTGGCTTTAGAGACATCAAAGTAACTGTAAACCACACCTACACCCAGAGTGAGATAGAGCAGATAGCCGCATGTTGCTATAACAGCAAAGATACTCTAACCTCTACTCTAATTAGCCAACTGGCCGGAAAGATAAGCAGCGTGAACGTCGAAGCAGTAAAATAGTGGGCTAACTTATTCCCAAACTTCTCTACCTAGTTTAAATTCGGCGGATAATGCCGTCGTGCGAGGTATAGGGTCATCTATTACCTGCAACGTAGAACTCGTGAAAGGGTAAAGGTATTGGCGCTGTAGCCTCGGCAAGCCGTCACGGCGACTTGGGTTTCAACATTGAAGCTATCAGGTTAGCTACTCTGATGGGTTCAGGTAGGCTATTATGAGTAGATGATAATTTGACGATCTTTTCAGCGTCTTCAACGCCTATTCCCTGGGCCTGAATGTATATGGGGGGCACGCCAGCCTTTGTTACAACTGGTAACGGTTCTCCGGCGTCTCTCAACAATTTCAACTTAACTTCTCCATCATGTAACCTCTTTGCCGCTTCCTCGATTCTATTGTAGTCAGGTTTCTCCTTCATAACCACAATAGCTGGTCGCTCAACCCTTCTGCACAACTGTTTAAGGTTCACGACATTCAAGCCTGCAAAGGTGAGACCGTGGAGCATTATAATTCTTATCTGGCCATAATGGTTCGAGCCCTTAAGCATTTTAACTATCTTTTCGGTAGAGTCCATACCGTCAGTTTTTATGGTGGCTCTTAATAATCCGTCAAGCCAGCTTCCACCCCTAAAAATAACGCCGACTAGATTGCTCCTGCTTTGTGTTGGCGGTAAGGGCTTGCCGTCATCAATGCCAACTATCCGTAACTCCTTTTTGATGCTCCTAAATCTTACCGGCTCCATCTTCACACTTAATAATCTTTTCAAATATCCGCGCAAAAGCTTCAGAGGCGTCTTCACATTCTTTGATGATGCTGACCAAGTCCTCAGTAGTAATGTAACCTTTAAGTAAACCGTAAACCGCTAGGGCCTCGCCTGCGCTGCCGATATCGTGACTTGAGAGTCTATGAGGGAGGAGACCTCGAAGTCCAGCTTTCCGTATTCCACCGGCTAGAACCGTGTTACTAACCCTTAAGCCGGTAGGTTTTCCCACTTTCATCGACAATGCCAGTGAATATGCGAAGTTTAGGTATACATCGCCGAGTTTCGCTAAATCCCTGTCTAGTAGAATCTCTCTTAAAGATTTACCATGAACTAACATCGCCACATCGTGGCGCAAAATTTTTGTCTCAATTGTTCTGGGCAGGCTCTATCCCCGTAACTATCAGCACGCTTGGAAGTTTTTAATACTTCCCCCAAAAAATGGGGTTGTTGGTGAGATAGCAATGTTAGTCTCAGCTTCTATATTCTTTTAAAGCGTTTAAGAAAAGCTTCTCGAAATCCTTCGCCTCTTCTATCAACTCTTTCGCGGCCTCATCTAAAGCTTTGAGGGGGGTTTCGCTGCCCTTTGTTTTAATATAGAGTACAGCAGACTTGAGGAGGGGGTGGGTGAAATCGTAACCTGCAACTTCCACGCCTCCATTCCTTAGAAGGATTTTTTGGAGTAAGTGTAGTAGGGCGCGGTTGGCATCTTGAACATCAAGCTTCAACTCCTTCTCAGAACTCTTAACTATGGTGACCTTCAACTTAAGCATCCTTTCCGTATCTTTCACTTATCTTTCGGTACTCAGTATTTCCACACCTTGAACATACCAGTTGTCTCCTATTTAAATTCAGGGGTGCTCCGCATCTAGAACAGAACGCCTGCAGGACGCCTAGATCTGCGTCTGAGGTAGTTAGCTGGTAGGGGAGATTCTCGTCGCCTAACACCATCGCCCTAACGATGTCTCCCGGCCTAAAGGCACTTTGTAAAGATTTGGTGAAGTATCTGCTTGCATAGGAGATGTGGAGTATTGCGTTAAAGGGTTTGTTAAGGTAAGTCTCTCCAATCTTGAAGATCCTCACCGAAGCGACTTTATCTTGAGTCTGCAGAACCTCTCCCACTACTATTATGCCTTTCCTTGGTATAGTGGGAGACTTGGTCTTGGGTGTAACTCTTATCTCTCTACTCTCAATGTTCAATACCACTTGACCTGTCAACTGGGAATAGATGGTATTCTGCATAACGTATGTCCCTACCCCTGGCACAAACTCCTCTATAACTCCGAGCTTATCGCCAGGGCTGACAAACTGCCCATGTCTCTTGGAATCCCTCATGGCGCTCACCGTGTAATCCTGTAAATATCAACCTTAACTTTATAGCGGGGTTTCCTGTGAAACTTGAACTGGTATGGGATCTCCAGTTGTGCTTCAAATAAAACTTGCACTTTTCTTCCATTCACTTCAGCAACCTTCGCCAAATATCTTCTATTATTCTCCCCACTTTTATGTATACTGTAGACGATCTCACCTATCTCAAAAGCCTTCTTTAGGAACCTTGTGTCTGCCCCACGCCGTCTAACACCGAAGGGAGGATTCTGGATCACTGTATCAACGGTTCCAGTGATGATACTAATATCCCCCACTATCCAGTTTATAGGTAGACCGAACTTCTGAGCGTACCTCTTCGCAACATATACTGCCTGTTTATCGAGGTCGATCGCCAGAACCTCTCGGGCGCCTAGATAAGCCGCCCCTATAGCCAGTCTTCCCACTCCACACCCAAGATCACAGACTCTCTTGCCTACTATATCGTTGAAGGTGTATGCGGCCGTATAGAGGAGTAGAGCCGCGAGCCTAGGTGGTGTTGTGTACTGCTCGAGTGAGAGCTTCGGAGTTAAATGTGGCTCTACTCTTGAGAGGATGAATTCAAGCTCTTTCCGCTTTGTGAGCAACGCGTAACAGTCCACCCTGATTTGAACGCCTCTAGTACTTCGGCGTAGGAGATGATGGGTCTAGTGTACCTCTCCGGGTCGTCAACTCCTACCCGCGGGCATGCAGTATTAATGAAGACGTCGATATCCGGAAAGTTATCTATCGCTTCAGGAGTTATCTCACGCATTGTAAGCAGTGTTACTTTCTTCCCATGGGTGGTGAGCTCCTTCCTTATCACCTCAGCGTTATCACAGTTAAACTGCCCTGTCTTAGTTCCAACTATCACACCAACTATTCTCGCCTGAACTAGCCTTCTTATCGCTGCCTTACGTTGATTAATAACTTTCTGGCGTAACGCTGTCAGATCCCTCACCTCGCCCAGGTAGGGGTCAGCTATAATTACAGGCTGCTTAACAGCCAAGGCCACGCCTAAGGCGTGAAATATTCCTCCCCCAATATAGAGGTAGGCATCCACGGACTGTTCAATTGTCTTAGCAGCCGTATAGTCACAGCCTGTAACTTGGCCTGGGTACTCCGCGTGGTCCCCTGGCTGCCCTATCCTGACCTCTTTACCACACTTCCTGAGCATGGCTTCGACAAGCTTGAGGTCTCCTACATGTTGAAGGGTTGTAATTAACCCAATGTTTGAGTATCCCGCCAGTAAGTGCAGTGCTTTTTCGACGACTTCGGAGAGTTCAACTTTCGCCTTGACAGGCACGTAGATAATATTGGATGTGATCTGCTTGGTGAAGGGGGTGTGGCCGTAGTGGACGATCAGATCGACTCCAAGCCTTTTTGCCTCTTCAGTTGGGAGATCGCATGCGCCGTAGCATGGGTCTGCGGATAAGTATACTGTGGCGCCAGTCTCTTTCTCCACAGTCTCGGCGACTTCTAAACCATATCTCTTCAACCCATCGGGGAGTTGTAGCATAACTTTCCGAGCAGACTTCTCGACTACTGAAGCTACTACTTCGCTGGTCTTTAGGTCAAAAGTCATCCTAAACTGGCCACGCGTGTGGAGAGCTCTAATGTACTGTGGGGGGTGGGGGCTGGTTTCTCAGGGGTGTGGAGAGTGACGATCTCTATTGTACAGGGGGTCGGCAGCTTGCTCATCCCCGTGTTGAGGGCTCTTTTTGCTACGTCGACGCCTGGAGCGTCCACTTCAACATCGATTATGGGTTCTCCAACTTCGACTTGAGCTGCTAACCCTGTAGCTTTGCCAAATGACCTACGCATACCTTCTTGGAGCCTATCTGCCCCTGCGAAGGCCATCATCTTATTTTCACGGAGGACTATATGTGGGTAAGGTCTTATTTTCAAAATGTAGGCGGATCCAAGTTTTTCGGATAGTATCTTATTTACAGCCACACGGGCTGCTTCGAGTGCGTTGTGCCTAATTTGAACTCTCTTTAGGGAAACGAGTGAGAGTTTATGGCTGAATTTGCCAGTTGTATCGCCCATTGTAAACTTTGTGATCTTGGGTTGTGGGGCGCCGTGAATATACTCTTTCCTAGTGTAGGCTCTACCTTTGCCGATTCTGTAGTTTCTTCCCTTCAATGTGAAGCCCTCCACATCAATCTCTTGGAAAATTATTTTAACATCGCCCTACATAAAGTTAGAGACTTTGACCAGTGGTATGAGGTCGGCAGTCTAAGTGGAGACGATTAGGTGGCAAAACGGCGTCATAATAGCTATAGACCAAACTAAACTCCCACACAGGTTGACTCGCCTCCGGCTTAAGAGCCCAAAGGAGGTGGCGGACGCTATCAGGGAGATGAAGATCAGGGGCGCTCCACTCTTGGGTGCGGCGGCAGCGTTGGCTCTCGCTCAAGCAGCCTACCGTTCGAAGGCTAAGAACAAGAAGCAACTGCTTCAGGATCTGGAAGAGGCTGCTGAACTTATAAAGTCTACAAGGCCCACAGCTGTGAATCTCTTCCATGGGGTGAAGGTGATCCTCGACTATGCTAGAGGACTAGATGGGGAAGATTTGAGTGAAGTAGTCCGCTCCATAATTGATCGATGTCTCCGCCTATTAGATGAGGACGCTGAGGTGAATATGAGGCTGAGTAAGATAGGGGCAGCTCTTCTTAGTGAAAAGGAAACGGTTTTGACACACTGTAATGCAGGTGCATTTGCCACGGTTCAGCATGGTACAGCTTTGGGAGTTATAATTCAAGCCCACCGTGAAGGTAAGAGAGTCGAAGTCATCGCCACCGAGACTAGACCTTTACTCCAAGGTGCTAGGTTGACCGCCTATGAGCTGAGTAGTGAGGGGGTCCCCGTTCGCATTATACCTGACAGCGCCGCAGGTTTGGTGATGCAACGTGGAATGGTTGGTAAGGTCATACTCGGAGCAGATCGCATACTTGCAACTGGGCATGTGATAAATAAGGTTGGAACATATATGCTCGCAGTCTTGGCGCGAGAGAATCGGGTTCCATTCTTTGTAGTTGCTCCAACCTCAACAATAGACCCTGCGAGCAGAGTTGACGAAGTCATCATAGAAGAGAGGCCTCCAGAAGAAATTCTCGAGTTTTCAGGAAAGAGGATAGCCCCAAAAGGGGTGGGTGCATTCAACCCCGCGTTCGATATAACGCCGCCAAAATTCGTTTCAGCTATAGTAACCGAGAAAGGGGTGAGTTACCCCCCATTTGACGAGCTAAGGGTGTGGGTTAAGGCGTAGTTCCGCCATGTCTCTTCTCAATCTCTGTGAGAACCTCGACAGCGGTGTTAGGTGGGGCGTTTAAGTTTTCTCTCCAACTTTTACCTACGGCGATTAGGGCGAAGATTCCAGCTACCTCACCTTTTGTCTTCGTAACGAGGTTTATCAATGCATTTTGCGTCTCTCCAGTTCTTATTATGTCGTCTACAACTAGAACGCTGTCTCCACGTCTGAGACTGTCTCTTGGTATGTAGAGGGTCATAATGACTCCAGACTCGGTTGGTACGTAGGTTTCTTCAATATAGTCTTTTACACCTACCTCTTTTCCCTTCTTGGCGACGACCATGTCCACGTCGAGTGAGTTAGCTATCAGCGTAGCCAAGGGTACTCCGTCGACTGCTGCAGTTAGTACTTTGGTGATACGGCGGCCGGCGAACTTGGAGACTGCGTGCTGTGTGGCCAGCCTCAGTAATAGGACATCGCCTATTATCTGTGTGTTATCGAAGTAGCCCATCTCGTCAAATTTTATTCGGGAAGCTAGTTGCTCCTCTAAGCCGGCTACCTTCTGGAGGGCGGCCCAGATCTCTTTAGCCCTCTTTGATGTTGGGAGGACATGTCCCTTCACATATCGGCTTAGAACTGTTACAGGCAACTTTGTCCACTGAGATATCTCCCTATAAGTATGCTTCTTCTTAACTGTGTGAAGCATTTTGATAGTCATAAGCCTGAACTCAAGATCCCTTGAATGAACTTCCATCCCCATCAACCCACGTGCTCTCTTAGACCTGTTACCCGACCTAACCTTAAATTTAACTCCATACACTTATAAAAAATGATCTAGCGAGGTAAAGCGAAGCTTGAAGGATTAAGGGTTATCGGGCTCGTAGCGTAGTCAGGATTAACGCGTCGGCCTTCGGACTAGGAGCAGGAGGAGAGCCGGAGATCAGGGGTTCAAATCCCCTCGAGCCCGCCATCTGCGGAGTGAATTTGTACCACCACCAAAAGTCTTCTATTTTTTAAGGTTTCATGTTTGGGTTCTTAGGCGCCTGAGCTCCTGAAGCTCCCTTAGACCTTCTTCTACTTGCCTGCACTCCTCTCGGCTTAGCCCTAAAGCATCATAAACAGCTTCATCCAACTTTCGTCTGGCTTCCTCCTCAGCTTTAACAGCTTCCTCCAACTCCCTTCGAGCTTCAGCCTCAAACAGACCTATATCCTTAACAGTTTTCGACTCGACCTTTTCTAAATGCTCTTCAATTTTCACTCGACTATCCACAGCGTCAACAACCTCTTTAAACGCCTTCTCTATTTTAGCCCTTTCAGAGGGTGACAATGCGTCAGGTGATAAGGTAGGCAACTCTCTTAACTCGTACGCCTGTATCTTTAATATGCCGCCTCCATAGGAGCGGCCATAGAGCTCTACAAGCAAAGCTACAACACTAGAGTTTAAGTAACCTAAAAGCGGTTGGGTATGGTCTCCCTTGTTTGGCTTTATGTAGTAAAATACATCGGTAGCATGGGCTCTAGCTTGATTCCATAGCGTATTTCCTCTAACATCTATCATATATTGGAATATGATCGGAGCTTTGGGTAGTAACGGTAGATTGTACCGAGCAGGCTTACGGTTCTTCACGGTTTCCAGTTCAGGTAGCCGTCTCTTACCTCTTTTCGATCCACGAAGTACATCAACCTCAAGCTTCTCGCCGTACTCAATATATCTGAGGATATTAGTTCCTTTAAGCTCAGATTTAGGATGAGAGACCATGAGCACATAATCGCTAATATCTCCATCGCCTATTATTAGGCCTTTCAGTTTCTTAGGAGAGGATAAGCATGGCTCTAGATATTCATCCTCTATTTCCCACTCCTCAACCTTGGACTCATTCAAAATAAAATAGTCATTGTACCCCGTGGTGAAACCTCTGTACACAGTTGCCAATTCGCCAAGCTTTTTGATCTTTTTGCTGTTATATATTTTCTGTAGTACTGGTGGTGCCCTGAGATAGATATTCCATTTTCCAAGCTTGAGCTTCCTCTGCTGTATGATGTTTATTCTCAGCTCATCGTTCTCTATGCTTTTCTGTGCTGATTGGATTCTGTCGAGAAGGAGATCCATATCTAGACGTTTCTTAACCCTTACGAATTTGACTGGATTATTGTAACGTTTTTCCCCATAACTTTCCCTTTGAAGGATGGTTACGGCTGTGTTCACTTCTGCATCTGGGAATATAGCCCTGTCAAATTCGACTATGTAAAGAATTTTGGTATTATCTAAGAGGAATTGTTGGAAGGGTTCTCCATATCCTACCTCGAGCCATTTGTTA is drawn from Candidatus Bathyarchaeia archaeon and contains these coding sequences:
- a CDS encoding metallophosphoesterase family protein, translated to MRILIISDVHSNLEALQAVFAEVRGVDMVFNLGDLVGYGADPNGVIELIKSLDVELISILGNHDYAVISGDIEGMNVHAAQAALWTRRVLSEENKVFLKQLELNKKLNLKGLGFYLVHGSPRNPLIEYVYPTFSREILASYLRETQASVLLLGHTHIPMRSEFNDPPGTVLNPGSVGQSRDGIPNASCALINLEEGQTGFQHIRVNYEVEKPANKILNAGLPSILAYRLYLGL
- a CDS encoding DUF99 family protein; amino-acid sequence: MEPVRFRSIKKELRIVGIDDGKPLPPTQSRSNLVGVIFRGGSWLDGLLRATIKTDGMDSTEKIVKMLKGSNHYGQIRIIMLHGLTFAGLNVVNLKQLCRRVERPAIVVMKEKPDYNRIEEAAKRLHDGEVKLKLLRDAGEPLPVVTKAGVPPIYIQAQGIGVEDAEKIVKLSSTHNSLPEPIRVANLIASMLKPKSP
- a CDS encoding RpoL/Rpb11 RNA polymerase subunit family protein, which produces MKVTIVKSSEKELKLDVQDANRALLHLLQKILLRNGGVEVAGYDFTHPLLKSAVLYIKTKGSETPLKALDEAAKELIEEAKDFEKLFLNALKEYRS
- the dph2 gene encoding diphthamide biosynthesis enzyme Dph2, which produces MTFDLKTSEVVASVVEKSARKVMLQLPDGLKRYGLEVAETVEKETGATVYLSADPCYGACDLPTEEAKRLGVDLIVHYGHTPFTKQITSNIIYVPVKAKVELSEVVEKALHLLAGYSNIGLITTLQHVGDLKLVEAMLRKCGKEVRIGQPGDHAEYPGQVTGCDYTAAKTIEQSVDAYLYIGGGIFHALGVALAVKQPVIIADPYLGEVRDLTALRQKVINQRKAAIRRLVQARIVGVIVGTKTGQFNCDNAEVIRKELTTHGKKVTLLTMREITPEAIDNFPDIDVFINTACPRVGVDDPERYTRPIISYAEVLEAFKSGWTVTRCSQSGKSLNSSSQE
- a CDS encoding ribonuclease III family protein, whose protein sequence is MLVHGKSLREILLDRDLAKLGDVYLNFAYSLALSMKVGKPTGLRVSNTVLAGGIRKAGLRGLLPHRLSSHDIGSAGEALAVYGLLKGYITTEDLVSIIKECEDASEAFARIFEKIIKCEDGAGKI
- a CDS encoding endonuclease III, whose product is MRLIKLNKRWMEEILETLKVHYGRSLVLKPSLTPFEMLIKTILSQNTTDLNANKAFNRLRERFKVEPKALARADLGIIRECIKVAGLGNIKAKRIKEVSMLVYSKFGGDLSSILSLPLKKARSTLIEMPGIGYKTADVILTFAGEKPIVPIDTHLFTVGMRLGVFNSKRKYEAARESLEKLIPAEKRAEAHLLLLAHGKAVCTAKRAWCSRCPISKLCMKIGVTKELMG
- a CDS encoding METTL5 family protein; the protein is MDCYALLTKRKELEFILSRVEPHLTPKLSLEQYTTPPRLAALLLYTAAYTFNDIVGKRVCDLGCGVGRLAIGAAYLGAREVLAIDLDKQAVYVAKRYAQKFGLPINWIVGDISIITGTVDTVIQNPPFGVRRRGADTRFLKKAFEIGEIVYSIHKSGENNRRYLAKVAEVNGRKVQVLFEAQLEIPYQFKFHRKPRYKVKVDIYRITR
- a CDS encoding 50S ribosomal protein L16, which gives rise to MEGFTLKGRNYRIGKGRAYTRKEYIHGAPQPKITKFTMGDTTGKFSHKLSLVSLKRVQIRHNALEAARVAVNKILSEKLGSAYILKIRPYPHIVLRENKMMAFAGADRLQEGMRRSFGKATGLAAQVEVGEPIIDVEVDAPGVDVAKRALNTGMSKLPTPCTIEIVTLHTPEKPAPTPHSTLELSTRVASLG
- the arsM gene encoding arsenite methyltransferase; translated protein: MRDEEIKAKVRERYATAAREGRHIIVGGNCCQHFQDPVGRSAGYTREDFDWLPPTVTEVSLGCGNPTALAGLRDGEIVLDLGSGGGIDAFLAAKKVGPKGKVIGIDMTPAMVERARTNAERLGISNVEFKLGEMEKIPLENGTIDVVISNCVINLSPNKPQVFREIYRVLKPRGRIAISDMATNGPIPEVVQHLIGLWVGCIAGALNVREYEEMLRDAGFRDIKVTVNHTYTQSEIEQIAACCYNSKDTLTSTLISQLAGKISSVNVEAVK
- a CDS encoding exosome complex RNA-binding protein Csl4 produces the protein MRDSKRHGQFVSPGDKLGVIEEFVPGVGTYVMQNTIYSQLTGQVVLNIESREIRVTPKTKSPTIPRKGIIVVGEVLQTQDKVASVRIFKIGETYLNKPFNAILHISYASRYFTKSLQSAFRPGDIVRAMVLGDENLPYQLTTSDADLGVLQAFCSRCGAPLNLNRRQLVCSRCGNTEYRKISERYGKDA
- a CDS encoding phosphoribosyltransferase family protein; this encodes MYGVKFKVRSGNRSKRARGLMGMEVHSRDLEFRLMTIKMLHTVKKKHTYREISQWTKLPVTVLSRYVKGHVLPTSKRAKEIWAALQKVAGLEEQLASRIKFDEMGYFDNTQIIGDVLLLRLATQHAVSKFAGRRITKVLTAAVDGVPLATLIANSLDVDMVVAKKGKEVGVKDYIEETYVPTESGVIMTLYIPRDSLRRGDSVLVVDDIIRTGETQNALINLVTKTKGEVAGIFALIAVGKSWRENLNAPPNTAVEVLTEIEKRHGGTTP
- the mtnA gene encoding S-methyl-5-thioribose-1-phosphate isomerase produces the protein METIRWQNGVIIAIDQTKLPHRLTRLRLKSPKEVADAIREMKIRGAPLLGAAAALALAQAAYRSKAKNKKQLLQDLEEAAELIKSTRPTAVNLFHGVKVILDYARGLDGEDLSEVVRSIIDRCLRLLDEDAEVNMRLSKIGAALLSEKETVLTHCNAGAFATVQHGTALGVIIQAHREGKRVEVIATETRPLLQGARLTAYELSSEGVPVRIIPDSAAGLVMQRGMVGKVILGADRILATGHVINKVGTYMLAVLARENRVPFFVVAPTSTIDPASRVDEVIIEERPPEEILEFSGKRIAPKGVGAFNPAFDITPPKFVSAIVTEKGVSYPPFDELRVWVKA
- a CDS encoding N-6 DNA methylase, whose product is MTLCMMLSTTYPEFLNALKVRLRDGKFHKKYVDWLESQGLKFADETNRMIAEETTYLQLNKLVFYQVIRAIYTDRLRPLKIGEEEDVTEALGRFFEDARKIDYAPIYQSDIISEIPFTPRAKERIRTLLDTLNEFDFSKMESDFIGRIYEKLIPPLERKRLGQFYTPPGIVDFIVQLTVTKPDDTVLDPGCGSGSFLVRAYHRLRELNNIPRLIEGPLAERFHQQLLERLYGVDINQFPAHLTVINLAVQNPKARIEKVNVIVKDLFDVRPRQATLSGFESVTAEGKPTRIEMPPAFDVVVANPPYIRQELLGEKEKLKIKNLIEGEYKGELFIGAPTKKVKDAIILDRQSDIYIYFYIHGIRFLKNGGRLGFISSNKWLEVGYGEPFQQFLLDNTKILYIVEFDRAIFPDAEVNTAVTILQRESYGEKRYNNPVKFVRVKKRLDMDLLLDRIQSAQKSIENDELRINIIQQRKLKLGKWNIYLRAPPVLQKIYNSKKIKKLGELATVYRGFTTGYNDYFILNESKVEEWEIEDEYLEPCLSSPKKLKGLIIGDGDISDYVLMVSHPKSELKGTNILRYIEYGEKLEVDVLRGSKRGKRRLPELETVKNRKPARYNLPLLPKAPIIFQYMIDVRGNTLWNQARAHATDVFYYIKPNKGDHTQPLLGYLNSSVVALLVELYGRSYGGGILKIQAYELRELPTLSPDALSPSERAKIEKAFKEVVDAVDSRVKIEEHLEKVESKTVKDIGLFEAEARRELEEAVKAEEEARRKLDEAVYDALGLSREECRQVEEGLRELQELRRLRTQT